One Clostridium novyi NT genomic window carries:
- a CDS encoding 2,3-butanediol dehydrogenase, translating into MKAALWYGKNDVRVEEVQEPKVENGTVKIKVKWCGICGSDLHEYLNGPIFIPVEQPHPLSGNVAPIILGHEFSGEIVEVGEGVKKFNIGDRVIVEPIVACGKCPACKEGKYNLCTSLGFHGLCGSGGGFAEYTVFPEEFVHKIPDNMTYEQAALAEPMTVALHSIRVANFKTGDTALVLGAGPIGLATIECLKAAGAKSVIVFQRKSIRQEYAKRAGADIVLDPNEVNVSEEVKKITGGLGVDTAFETTGAQVGFDVGIESLKFEGTMVITSIWEKEIKFNPNTLVFSEKKIVGTLAYRHEFPSIIAQMNDGRIKAEGYITKKISLDNIVAEGFNTLTGLEKKKQVKILVTPDEMLLDK; encoded by the coding sequence ATGAAAGCGGCATTATGGTATGGAAAAAATGATGTTAGAGTAGAAGAAGTTCAAGAACCAAAAGTAGAAAATGGAACAGTTAAGATTAAGGTTAAATGGTGTGGAATTTGTGGATCTGATTTACATGAATATTTAAATGGACCTATATTTATACCTGTTGAACAACCACATCCTTTAAGTGGAAATGTTGCACCTATAATATTAGGTCATGAATTTTCAGGAGAGATAGTAGAAGTTGGAGAAGGTGTTAAGAAATTTAATATTGGGGATAGAGTTATTGTTGAACCAATAGTAGCTTGTGGAAAATGTCCTGCATGTAAAGAAGGAAAGTATAATCTTTGTACATCATTAGGATTTCATGGTCTTTGTGGAAGTGGTGGTGGATTTGCTGAATACACTGTATTTCCAGAAGAATTTGTTCATAAAATCCCAGATAATATGACTTATGAACAAGCAGCGTTGGCAGAACCAATGACTGTTGCATTACATTCTATAAGAGTGGCAAACTTTAAAACAGGGGATACTGCATTGGTTTTAGGGGCTGGACCTATAGGATTAGCAACAATAGAATGTTTAAAAGCTGCAGGAGCTAAATCGGTTATAGTTTTCCAAAGAAAATCTATAAGACAAGAGTATGCTAAAAGGGCTGGGGCAGATATTGTACTTGATCCAAATGAAGTTAATGTTTCGGAAGAAGTTAAGAAAATTACAGGAGGACTTGGTGTTGATACTGCTTTTGAAACAACAGGAGCTCAAGTTGGTTTTGATGTAGGAATAGAAAGTTTAAAATTTGAAGGTACTATGGTAATAACGAGTATATGGGAAAAAGAAATTAAGTTTAATCCAAATACATTGGTATTTAGTGAAAAGAAAATAGTAGGAACTTTAGCATATAGACACGAATTCCCTTCAATAATTGCTCAGATGAATGATGGTAGAATAAAGGCAGAAGGATACATTACAAAAAAAATATCTTTAGACAATATAGTTGCAGAAGGATTTAATACTTTAACAGGATTAGAAAAGAAAAAACAAGTTAAGATATTAGTAACACCTGATGAAATGCTTTTAGATAAATAA
- a CDS encoding sigma-54-dependent Fis family transcriptional regulator, translating to MKTYMNFIKDCWNQFMKNGYIDSNVRKEIADSWMRCREYNVNPMNGRGVVKDDQFTVKKIQENIELISIAKPIMKGLYEIVKGSEFAIILTDKDGYVLETIGDNSMLKRMKELNFVKGALWNEEVVGTNAIGTAIYLDKPIQTIGAEHYCIEQHSWTCSGAPIHNEEGEVIGCINMSGNYYNAHPHTLGIVTSAAQSIQKQLAVAVSSNLMNITFNSISEGIIVLNKNMKIKKVNGRAAQILNSNIDKLINTDIKDIVKDIDFEAIISGKYKSFNSIERNFCVKRDEIQIDDKIYKENIKNINKKVIPCILDIIPMKVHEKVIGIVITFTETGQIHKLVNKVIGYKAKYTFDDIITQNQSMKKMIERAKKIALNDCNILIEGESGTGKELIAQSIHNYSKRKTGPFVAINCASIPRELVESEFFGYEKGAFTGASKEGYTGKFELANGGTIFLDEIGELPLDVQSKLLRVLDNNKITRVGGNYEKQLNVRVIGATNRKLKEEIKQKNFRADVYYRLSVMNIKTIPLNDRKDDIEILVNYFINILDMKNNRKSEKVSKSYIKKLLSHSWGGNVRELRNVIERDYYLNDIDELLESVKDEKENSDKQIEKIGINSMDMVESEAIKNALKECNGNKVKACRLLNIGRSTLYRKIKKYNINEY from the coding sequence ATGAAAACTTACATGAATTTTATAAAAGATTGTTGGAATCAATTCATGAAAAATGGTTATATAGACAGTAATGTAAGGAAGGAAATAGCCGATTCATGGATGAGATGTAGAGAATATAATGTAAATCCTATGAATGGTAGAGGGGTTGTTAAAGACGATCAATTTACTGTAAAAAAGATACAAGAAAATATAGAACTTATTTCTATTGCTAAACCTATAATGAAAGGATTATATGAAATAGTTAAAGGCTCTGAATTTGCTATTATATTGACAGATAAAGATGGATATGTTCTAGAAACCATAGGAGATAATTCTATGCTAAAAAGAATGAAGGAACTAAATTTTGTAAAAGGTGCTCTTTGGAATGAAGAAGTAGTAGGAACCAATGCTATAGGAACAGCTATTTATTTAGATAAACCTATACAAACAATTGGAGCTGAACACTATTGTATAGAACAACATTCCTGGACTTGTTCAGGGGCACCAATTCATAATGAAGAAGGAGAGGTTATAGGATGTATAAATATGTCTGGGAATTATTATAATGCTCATCCTCATACTTTAGGAATTGTTACATCGGCAGCCCAATCAATACAAAAACAACTAGCAGTTGCTGTTTCAAGTAACTTGATGAATATTACGTTTAATTCTATTTCGGAAGGAATTATAGTATTAAACAAAAATATGAAAATAAAAAAAGTAAATGGAAGAGCAGCACAGATTTTAAATTCTAATATAGATAAATTAATTAATACTGATATAAAGGATATAGTAAAAGATATTGATTTTGAAGCAATAATTAGTGGCAAATATAAATCTTTTAATAGTATTGAACGTAATTTTTGCGTAAAAAGAGATGAGATACAAATTGATGATAAAATTTATAAAGAAAATATAAAAAATATAAATAAAAAAGTTATTCCATGTATTCTAGATATAATTCCTATGAAAGTTCATGAAAAAGTAATAGGAATAGTTATAACCTTTACTGAAACTGGGCAAATACATAAGCTAGTTAATAAGGTTATTGGATATAAAGCTAAATATACTTTTGATGATATAATAACCCAAAATCAAAGTATGAAAAAAATGATAGAACGGGCAAAAAAAATAGCATTGAATGATTGTAATATATTAATAGAAGGTGAGAGTGGAACTGGAAAAGAGCTAATAGCTCAATCAATACATAACTATAGTAAAAGAAAAACAGGACCTTTTGTAGCGATAAATTGTGCGTCTATACCTAGAGAACTTGTGGAAAGTGAATTTTTTGGATATGAAAAGGGAGCATTTACAGGGGCATCTAAAGAAGGATATACTGGAAAGTTTGAACTTGCTAATGGCGGAACTATATTTTTAGATGAAATAGGAGAACTTCCTTTAGATGTACAATCTAAGCTTTTAAGAGTTTTGGATAATAATAAAATAACTAGAGTAGGCGGTAATTATGAAAAACAACTTAATGTAAGAGTTATAGGAGCAACTAATAGAAAATTAAAAGAAGAAATAAAGCAAAAAAATTTTAGAGCGGATGTTTACTATAGGTTAAGTGTAATGAATATAAAGACTATACCATTAAATGATAGGAAAGATGATATAGAGATTTTAGTGAATTATTTTATTAATATTTTAGATATGAAAAATAATAGGAAGAGTGAAAAAGTTAGTAAAAGCTATATAAAAAAGTTATTAAGTCATAGTTGGGGTGGAAATGTAAGAGAACTTAGAAATGTTATTGAAAGAGACTATTATTTAAATGATATAGATGAATTATTAGAAAGTGTAAAGGATGAAAAAGAAAATTCAGATAAACAAATTGAAAAGATAGGCATCAATTCTATGGATATGGTTGAATCTGAGGCTATAAAAAATGCGTTAAAAGAGTGTAATGGAAATAAAGTAAAAGCATGTAGGCTATTAAATATAGGCAGATCCACATTATATAGAAAGATAAAAAAATATAATATTAATGAGTATTAG
- a CDS encoding macro domain-containing protein, which produces MIKVKNKEIIIKKGDITNESSDAIVNPANGMLKHGGGVAAAIVKKGGREVQEESNKIVRKEGIIPTGGAVITKGYNLPCKYIIHAVGPRMGEGDEKLKLKNAVLSALCLAEQHNLKSISIPAISSGIFRFPKDECAKILINTSIKFLQTSAKSLKTIVMCNLDDKTYEIFLQEEKEILKEKNI; this is translated from the coding sequence ATGATTAAAGTAAAAAACAAAGAAATCATTATAAAAAAAGGCGATATTACAAATGAATCCTCTGATGCCATAGTTAATCCAGCTAATGGTATGTTGAAGCATGGCGGTGGAGTTGCTGCTGCTATAGTAAAAAAAGGTGGACGTGAAGTACAAGAAGAAAGTAATAAAATAGTTAGAAAAGAAGGAATAATTCCAACTGGTGGAGCAGTTATAACTAAGGGATATAATTTGCCTTGTAAATATATTATTCATGCTGTAGGACCTAGAATGGGTGAAGGAGATGAAAAATTAAAGCTTAAAAATGCTGTTCTAAGTGCATTATGTTTAGCAGAACAACATAATTTAAAGTCAATATCAATACCAGCTATAAGTTCAGGAATATTTAGATTTCCTAAAGATGAATGTGCCAAAATATTAATAAACACTTCAATAAAGTTTTTACAAACAAGTGCTAAAAGTCTTAAAACTATAGTTATGTGTAATTTAGATGATAAAACGTATGAAATATTTTTACAAGAAGAGAAGGAAATATTAAAAGAAAAAAATATATAG
- a CDS encoding lytic transglycosylase domain-containing protein translates to MEINNSKIEEFLKFQLMTTMLKQAAGDSPAFQVAMESLLNAGLDNYDDNFLDKLSLNEEDMTSLGYAAKERVQNIRKDVKSSVKSGNITIDKAVENASRKYGIDKDLIMAVIKQESDFNPKCVSHAGAMGLMQLMPVNCEDLHVKNPYDIEENIDGGTRHLKDMLNRYGNNKKMALAAYNAGCGTLRRRGVKDESGICRLPLETRDYVKKVMKYYGK, encoded by the coding sequence ATGGAAATAAATAATTCTAAAATAGAAGAATTTTTAAAGTTTCAATTAATGACTACTATGCTTAAACAAGCTGCCGGAGATTCACCAGCATTTCAAGTAGCAATGGAAAGTTTATTAAATGCTGGTTTAGATAACTATGATGATAATTTTTTAGATAAGCTCTCCCTTAATGAAGAAGACATGACTAGTCTTGGTTATGCAGCTAAAGAAAGAGTTCAAAATATCAGAAAAGACGTAAAATCTTCTGTAAAATCAGGAAATATAACAATTGATAAAGCTGTTGAAAATGCCTCAAGAAAATATGGAATAGACAAAGATCTTATAATGGCAGTTATAAAACAAGAATCAGATTTTAACCCTAAATGTGTATCTCACGCAGGGGCAATGGGACTTATGCAATTAATGCCTGTAAATTGTGAAGACCTACATGTAAAAAATCCTTATGATATAGAGGAAAATATAGATGGTGGAACTCGTCATTTAAAAGATATGCTAAATAGATACGGTAACAATAAAAAAATGGCATTAGCTGCTTATAACGCTGGATGTGGTACTCTAAGAAGAAGAGGCGTTAAGGATGAAAGTGGAATATGTAGACTTCCTCTTGAAACAAGGGACTATGTTAAAAAGGTAATGAAATACTACGGAAAATAA
- a CDS encoding M48 family metallopeptidase, whose protein sequence is MNIEENMYKHKLEDECLKNMKKAIFCEDTFASYHENFIEESIRPDLVGKNLKVTDKQLPYIHNMVQEMSSILGIKEPEVYIYEGTNYDVHVQGVNRSWIEISAKTVENFSKNELKFLIGSQLAHIKSKHIYWKILMEQCIKAPKLIENVYNEGMAGIANERQILQMGLKVIMYKWSRVAEYSSDACGYLLVGDIEACISAIKKVIFNNDFISNNVNLGEYLKQADLLENYNSVMARYSKLDEQIPYGPLRIKELLRFVSSSKAKEVRKKMRLLN, encoded by the coding sequence ATGAATATAGAAGAAAATATGTATAAACATAAATTAGAAGATGAATGTTTAAAAAATATGAAAAAAGCAATATTTTGTGAAGATACATTTGCAAGTTATCATGAAAATTTTATAGAAGAATCTATAAGACCAGATTTAGTTGGAAAAAATCTAAAGGTTACAGATAAACAATTACCTTATATTCATAATATGGTACAGGAAATGAGCAGTATTTTAGGAATAAAAGAACCTGAAGTATACATATATGAAGGGACTAATTATGATGTCCATGTTCAAGGGGTAAATAGGTCATGGATAGAGATATCTGCAAAAACTGTTGAAAACTTTTCTAAGAATGAATTGAAATTTTTAATAGGATCTCAACTAGCTCATATAAAAAGCAAGCATATATACTGGAAAATATTAATGGAGCAATGCATTAAGGCACCTAAATTAATTGAGAATGTTTATAATGAAGGAATGGCTGGAATTGCAAATGAAAGACAGATTTTACAGATGGGGCTAAAAGTAATAATGTATAAGTGGAGTAGAGTGGCAGAGTATTCTAGTGATGCTTGTGGATATCTTTTAGTTGGGGATATTGAAGCGTGTATAAGTGCAATAAAAAAGGTTATATTCAACAATGACTTTATATCAAATAATGTTAACTTGGGAGAATATCTAAAACAAGCTGATTTACTAGAAAACTACAATAGCGTCATGGCTAGGTATTCAAAATTGGATGAACAAATTCCATATGGTCCGCTTAGAATTAAGGAGCTTTTAAGATTTGTATCTTCAAGTAAAGCAAAAGAAGTGAGAAAGAAAATGAGACTCCTTAATTAA
- a CDS encoding tetratricopeptide repeat protein encodes MKFFNSIKKMVLRKHEDEIQNTEKIDNTELGVLTKAVNFTLDNYRKSIDKISKQVTSAEFENDFYNYNLNIKKIEDIDVDIKEIKEEINTINKNNIQLRESIKSISEEILSKEVSLQKMRNEENKLKVKLNSNELDDEDKEDIKEDISNVVQSIKKLEEKIINEKVKVDVSTMDIRANEESINNKNKEIQNKKNERLCLMTLSYSLDECLKFAEEIKEKTPFIQYCFQGLIDYANRDYNNALNNFDSYFKREEEPYENYYIRQIYSKLLIENKRYEEAKQYAMEALKDKPEEVEIHKILSKVHEALGENEEQALENSIVSMLQG; translated from the coding sequence ATGAAGTTTTTTAATTCGATAAAGAAAATGGTTTTAAGAAAACACGAAGATGAAATACAAAATACTGAAAAAATAGATAACACAGAATTGGGAGTGCTTACTAAAGCTGTAAATTTTACTTTGGACAACTATAGAAAATCTATTGATAAAATATCAAAACAAGTTACTAGTGCAGAATTTGAAAATGATTTTTATAATTATAATTTAAATATTAAGAAAATTGAGGATATTGATGTAGATATAAAAGAAATCAAAGAAGAAATCAATACAATCAATAAAAATAATATTCAATTAAGAGAAAGTATAAAGTCAATAAGTGAAGAAATATTATCAAAAGAAGTATCACTACAAAAAATGCGCAATGAAGAAAATAAATTAAAAGTAAAGTTGAATTCAAATGAACTTGATGATGAAGATAAAGAAGATATTAAAGAAGATATATCCAATGTAGTTCAATCTATAAAAAAACTAGAAGAAAAAATAATAAATGAAAAAGTAAAAGTAGATGTAAGTACAATGGATATAAGAGCCAACGAAGAAAGCATAAACAACAAAAATAAAGAAATTCAAAATAAGAAAAATGAAAGATTGTGTTTAATGACTTTAAGTTATTCATTAGATGAATGTTTAAAATTTGCAGAAGAAATTAAAGAAAAAACTCCATTTATTCAATACTGTTTTCAAGGATTAATTGACTATGCCAATAGAGATTATAACAATGCTCTAAATAATTTTGATAGTTATTTCAAAAGAGAAGAAGAACCATATGAAAATTACTACATAAGACAGATATACTCAAAACTTTTAATAGAAAATAAAAGATATGAAGAGGCTAAGCAATACGCAATGGAAGCTTTAAAAGATAAGCCAGAAGAAGTTGAAATTCATAAGATTTTATCTAAGGTTCATGAAGCATTAGGAGAAAATGAAGAACAAGCATTAGAAAACTCTATTGTTTCTATGTTACAAGGATAA
- a CDS encoding zinc-ribbon domain-containing protein — translation MEDKTIVCKDCGSEFVFTKGEQEFYKEKGFENNPVRCPECRQKRKQQRNNRNFNR, via the coding sequence ATGGAAGATAAGACTATAGTATGTAAAGATTGTGGAAGTGAATTTGTATTCACTAAAGGAGAACAAGAATTTTACAAAGAAAAAGGATTCGAAAATAATCCAGTAAGATGCCCAGAATGTAGACAAAAAAGAAAACAACAAAGAAATAACAGAAACTTCAATAGATAA
- a CDS encoding ComEC/Rec2 family competence protein, translating into MKKFNKGLFLGIIISIMMIFTACSGSSSTGNNASKGKNSKNSSSLALKKSANESTSVNPKDIKGDLKVHFINVGQADSILITEKDHSMLIDGGNNADGTMVVDYLKKMGIKKLDYVVGTHPHEDHIGGLDNVINAFNIGKIYMPSKMNNTKTYKDVITAIKNKGMKITLPKPGDTFKLGDASCTIVAPKANKDYESVNDYSIVIKLTYGKTSFLFTGDAEALSESEILQGGYDIKADVLKIGHHGSRTSSTDAFLDKVSPKYAVISCEKGNDYGHPHKATMDKLKSRNIPVYRTDEAGTIVATSNGKEIGFNVKSGSYNYSDNNKGKSASSETPTPVIQKNANNNLTNNVGNINKGTTYKKDNNTGKTTVAKKTVNNTSKKTVVKQVSGQGKIKGNINSKGEKIYHVPGGAFYNKTNPEAWFNTEAEAQAAGYRRSKR; encoded by the coding sequence ATGAAGAAATTTAACAAAGGGTTATTTCTAGGTATTATCATTTCTATAATGATGATATTTACAGCATGTAGTGGAAGTAGTAGCACTGGAAATAATGCTTCAAAAGGTAAGAATTCAAAAAATAGTTCATCATTAGCATTAAAAAAATCAGCTAATGAATCAACAAGTGTAAATCCTAAAGATATCAAAGGTGATTTAAAAGTACATTTTATAAATGTAGGACAGGCTGACAGTATACTTATTACAGAAAAAGACCATAGCATGTTAATTGATGGTGGAAATAATGCTGACGGCACTATGGTAGTTGATTACTTAAAAAAGATGGGAATAAAAAAATTAGATTATGTAGTTGGAACACATCCACACGAAGATCACATAGGTGGACTTGATAATGTAATAAATGCTTTTAACATAGGAAAGATATACATGCCAAGTAAGATGAATAACACAAAAACATACAAAGATGTTATAACAGCTATAAAAAATAAGGGTATGAAAATTACATTACCAAAGCCAGGAGATACATTTAAACTAGGAGATGCATCATGCACAATAGTTGCACCTAAAGCTAATAAAGATTATGAAAGCGTAAATGATTATTCAATTGTAATCAAATTAACATATGGAAAAACAAGTTTCCTATTCACTGGAGATGCAGAAGCACTTTCTGAATCAGAAATACTACAAGGTGGATATGACATTAAAGCAGATGTATTAAAGATTGGACATCATGGAAGTAGAACATCTTCTACAGATGCATTTTTAGATAAAGTTTCTCCTAAATATGCAGTTATATCTTGTGAAAAAGGAAATGACTATGGACATCCACATAAAGCTACAATGGATAAATTAAAATCAAGAAACATACCAGTTTATAGAACAGATGAAGCTGGTACAATAGTTGCTACAAGCAATGGAAAAGAAATTGGTTTTAATGTTAAATCAGGAAGCTATAACTACAGTGATAATAACAAAGGAAAATCAGCTTCTAGTGAAACACCAACACCTGTAATACAAAAGAATGCAAATAACAACTTAACAAATAACGTTGGTAACATTAACAAAGGAACAACATATAAAAAAGATAACAATACAGGAAAAACAACTGTGGCTAAAAAAACAGTAAATAATACATCAAAGAAAACTGTGGTTAAACAAGTAAGTGGACAAGGAAAAATAAAAGGTAATATAAACAGCAAGGGTGAAAAAATATATCATGTTCCAGGAGGCGCATTTTATAATAAAACAAATCCAGAAGCATGGTTTAATACAGAAGCCGAAGCACAAGCAGCAGGCTATAGAAGATCTAAGAGATAG
- the ymfI gene encoding elongation factor P 5-aminopentanone reductase has product MNFVGKSVLITGGSRGIGKAIALEFAKKGASVIINYKNNDKAAEETLKEIKENGGYGDSIKGDVSSYSFSREMIDYVVNKFGKIDVLVNNAGISKVGLFMDMTEEDFDSMMDTNLKGVFNTCHNAIKYMIKNKSGSIINISSIWGGVGASCEVIYSASKGGINSFTKALGKEVASCGIRVNAIEPGVIDTEMNKWMSKEERKALEEDIPMMEFGSGSDIGKMAVFLASDDSKYITSQVITVDGGYL; this is encoded by the coding sequence ATGAACTTTGTAGGTAAAAGTGTTTTAATTACAGGAGGAAGCAGAGGAATAGGAAAAGCAATAGCTTTAGAATTTGCTAAAAAAGGAGCTTCTGTAATCATAAACTATAAAAATAATGATAAAGCAGCAGAAGAAACTTTAAAAGAAATAAAAGAGAATGGTGGATATGGAGACTCTATAAAAGGTGATGTTAGTAGTTACAGTTTTTCCAGGGAAATGATAGATTATGTTGTAAATAAATTTGGAAAAATAGATGTTTTAGTCAATAATGCAGGAATATCTAAAGTAGGACTATTTATGGATATGACAGAAGAAGATTTTGACTCTATGATGGATACAAATTTAAAAGGAGTTTTTAATACATGTCATAATGCTATAAAGTACATGATTAAAAATAAAAGTGGAAGCATTATAAATATATCATCTATATGGGGTGGAGTTGGAGCCTCTTGTGAAGTTATATATTCTGCATCAAAAGGTGGTATAAACTCATTTACAAAAGCGCTTGGAAAAGAAGTTGCATCATGCGGTATAAGAGTAAATGCAATAGAACCCGGAGTTATTGATACAGAAATGAATAAGTGGATGAGTAAAGAAGAAAGAAAAGCCTTAGAGGAAGATATACCTATGATGGAATTTGGTTCTGGAAGTGATATAGGGAAAATGGCTGTTTTTTTAGCTAGCGATGATTCTAAGTATATAACATCTCAAGTAATAACTGTAGATGGAGGATATTTATAA
- the cobO gene encoding cob(I)yrinic acid a,c-diamide adenosyltransferase, with the protein MENNKGYIQIYTGNGKGKTTCALGLSLRAVCAGQKVFFGQFVKGMKYSELDAIKYLPGFKMKQYGRDCFIFNKPSQEDIDIAKEGLKEIENILKSEEYDIVVLDELNIAIYYNLVSLEEVIDILKNKNEKIEVIITGRYAREELINLADLVTEMKEVKHYYKKGVEARVGIEK; encoded by the coding sequence GTGGAAAATAACAAAGGATATATACAAATATATACTGGAAATGGTAAAGGAAAAACTACATGTGCATTAGGGCTTTCACTTAGAGCGGTATGTGCAGGCCAAAAAGTTTTCTTTGGTCAATTTGTTAAAGGTATGAAGTATAGTGAGCTTGATGCTATTAAATATTTACCTGGATTTAAAATGAAACAGTACGGAAGAGATTGTTTTATATTCAATAAACCATCACAAGAGGATATAGATATAGCAAAAGAGGGATTAAAAGAAATAGAAAATATATTAAAAAGCGAAGAGTATGATATTGTTGTACTTGATGAATTAAATATAGCTATTTACTATAATCTTGTGTCATTAGAGGAAGTAATTGATATTTTAAAAAATAAAAATGAAAAAATAGAAGTAATAATTACGGGAAGATATGCAAGAGAAGAATTAATAAACCTAGCAGATTTAGTTACAGAAATGAAGGAAGTAAAGCACTATTATAAAAAAGGTGTAGAAGCAAGAGTGGGAATAGAAAAATAA
- the trmB gene encoding tRNA (guanosine(46)-N7)-methyltransferase TrmB, translating into MRLRKKWWARPELEASPIFKSLDEARELKGNWKDEFKNNNDIYLELGCGRGGFAVQAASKFNDKNLISIDLKDEVLVYALKNIVDAELENVRLVAMNIGMIAEIFDENEISRIYINFCNPWPKDRHNKRRLTHTRFLTEYKKFIKPGTEIHFKTDDLDLFNDSLVYFEESGFELLYKTYDLHNSDYADENLMTEYETKFKEKGIKSKFLIAKLK; encoded by the coding sequence ATGAGACTAAGAAAAAAGTGGTGGGCAAGACCAGAATTAGAAGCAAGTCCTATTTTTAAGTCTCTTGATGAAGCTAGAGAACTAAAGGGAAATTGGAAAGATGAATTTAAAAATAATAATGATATATATTTAGAGCTTGGTTGTGGTAGAGGTGGATTTGCTGTGCAAGCTGCAAGTAAATTTAATGACAAAAACCTAATTTCCATAGACCTTAAAGATGAAGTTTTAGTATATGCACTTAAAAATATAGTAGATGCAGAACTTGAAAACGTAAGACTTGTTGCAATGAATATAGGAATGATAGCAGAAATATTTGATGAAAATGAAATCAGTAGAATATATATAAACTTCTGTAACCCTTGGCCAAAGGATAGACATAATAAAAGAAGACTTACTCATACAAGATTTTTAACTGAGTACAAGAAATTCATAAAGCCAGGTACAGAAATTCATTTTAAAACAGATGATTTAGACTTATTCAATGATTCTTTAGTTTACTTTGAGGAAAGTGGTTTTGAACTATTATACAAAACATACGACTTACATAACAGTGATTATGCAGATGAAAACTTAATGACTGAATATGAAACTAAATTTAAAGAAAAAGGAATCAAGAGTAAATTTTTAATAGCTAAGTTAAAATAA
- a CDS encoding site-2 protease family protein, whose translation MFSGQSFLQSVLNIILMIPSILIAFTFHEYAHALVAYKLGDDTPKHQGRLSLNPLVHIDIIGFLMLLFLNFGWAKPVETNPRAFKNYYKDDLKVSIAGVIGNLVAALLASIILAGLISINNKSDSMVIIISMIIYVIETNCLLVFLNLLPIPGFDGFHVLRDLFPKFFYEIEEKLYTYRYMILLVLLIPIPGLGGSIINFILDVPAEKLTDLFMKITYAISGIQ comes from the coding sequence ATGTTTAGTGGTCAAAGTTTTTTACAATCGGTATTAAACATAATATTAATGATACCGTCAATATTAATAGCCTTTACGTTTCATGAATATGCTCATGCATTGGTAGCTTATAAGTTAGGAGATGATACTCCAAAGCATCAAGGACGACTTTCCTTAAATCCGCTTGTGCATATAGATATTATAGGGTTTTTAATGCTTTTATTTTTAAATTTTGGTTGGGCAAAACCAGTTGAAACTAATCCTAGAGCATTTAAAAACTATTATAAAGATGATTTAAAGGTGTCTATAGCTGGAGTAATAGGAAATTTAGTTGCAGCATTATTAGCATCAATAATCTTAGCGGGGTTAATAAGTATTAATAATAAATCGGATTCAATGGTAATAATTATAAGTATGATTATTTACGTTATTGAAACTAATTGTTTATTAGTATTCTTAAATTTATTACCTATCCCTGGATTTGACGGGTTTCATGTGTTAAGAGATTTATTTCCTAAATTTTTTTATGAGATTGAGGAGAAGTTATACACATATAGATACATGATTTTATTAGTTCTTTTAATACCTATTCCAGGATTAGGTGGTTCTATTATTAATTTTATTTTAGATGTTCCAGCTGAAAAACTTACAGATTTATTTATGAAAATAACATATGCAATTTCAGGTATACAATAA